From a region of the Alnus glutinosa chromosome 1, dhAlnGlut1.1, whole genome shotgun sequence genome:
- the LOC133861370 gene encoding uncharacterized mitochondrial protein AtMg00860-like, with the protein MTFLDPTLGSVYWFSLMIYSKNLQDHLKHLKVVLELLQQHQLYAKLSKCHFGCQEVKYLGHVISEDGVKANPNKIDAMLKWPVPRNPKALRGFLGLTGYYMKFVKGYGGIVAPLNNLLKKNSFAWNENAERAFNQLK; encoded by the coding sequence ATGACATTTTTAGACCCTACCTTGGGAAGTGTGTACtggttttctttgatgatataCAGTAAGAACCTGCAAGACcatttgaagcatttgaaagttGTCTTAGAACTCCTCCAACAGCATCAGTTGTATGCTAAGTTGTCTAAGTGTCACTTTGGGTGTCAAGAGGTAAAGTACTTAGGGCATGTTATTTCAGAAGATGGAGTGAAGGCTAACCCTAACAAAATTGATGCAATGCTTAAGTGGCCTGTTCCTAGAAATCCTAAGGCTTTGAGAGGCTTCTTAGGCTTAACTGGATATTATATGAAGTTTGTGAAAGGCTATGGAGGAATTGTAGCCCCCCTCAATAATCTTCTAAAAAAGAATTCATTTGCTTGGAATGAAAATGCAGAAAGGGCATTTAACCAACTCAAATAA
- the LOC133857084 gene encoding protein PLASTID TRANSCRIPTIONALLY ACTIVE 7, translated as MAFSTLPFGLASASPRIEIRAGNQWGLSCSVRSQVMSLMQKDDRARRVWRRRKLTKKDDMLRYKMERIPFLEEQVRKIKETGKVLTMDIERLLLSEDNRFDFVNEVAAEAIEYVENNRDEYGGKKKAILHVLSNRINDAGFFRPEAYEESDPFKPGPHYLKEEFT; from the exons ATGGCGTTTTCCACACTGCCCTTCGGTCTCGCTTCGGCTTCACCT AGGATTGAGATAAGAGCTGGGAATCAATGGGGGCTGAGCTGCTCTGTTCGCTCACAG GTAATGTCCCTAATGCAAAAGGACGATCGTGCCCGGCGAGTGTGGCGGCGAAGGAAATTG ACAAAGAAGGATGACATGTTGCGCTACAAAATGGAGCGGATTCCTTTCCTTGAGGAGCAGGTGAGGAAGATAAAGGAAACAGGAAAGGTGTTGACCATGGACATTGAAAGATTGTTGCTATCAGAGGACAACCGCTTTGATTTTGTGAACGAGGTAGCTGCCGAGGCCATTGAATATGTTGAGAACAACCGGGATGAGTACGGAGGTAAGAAAAAAGCCATCCTTCATGTGCTCAGCAACCGTATTAATGATGCTGGGTTTTTCCGACCAGAGGCGTACGAGGAATCTGACCCCTTCAAGCCTGGGCCTCATTACTTGAAAGAAGAATTTACATAG
- the LOC133857092 gene encoding RNA-binding KH domain-containing protein RCF3, producing MERSRSKRNYYYEHQDYDSETVGRTRPRYNNHYPAANPTPHHRHRGGSARAPKPQADPSLTVTTTYRILCHDAKAGGVIGKSGSIIKSIRQHTGAWINVHELVPGDDERVIEISDTRRRDPDGRMPTFSPAQEALLLIHDRILESSDEFGSGGGDDGYGMVGVGGGRDKVTTRLVVSRMHVGCLLGKAGKIIEQMRVETRTQIRILPRDHTLPRCVSLSEEIVQVVGDANDIKAAVTIISSRLRESQHRDRGHFHGRMHSPERFFPPDDDYIPHVNSAARRSSMDGAAFGSRLSGNNIRGNNYASRPSGFTIEPGAAPMVDNVQPFYGEDLVFRMLCPSDKVDCVVGEADGILELLQNEIGVDVKVTDPVLGSNEQIIIISSEEGPDDELFPAQEALLHIQTRIVDLVPDKDNIVTTRLLVPSSDIRCLEGRDGSLSEMRRLTGANIQILPREEIPPCVSGTDELVQIVGEIKVARDGLMEVTSRLRSYLYREFFQKDMTPPSVSAPGPVGSGIGLEASSINNITPVREAHIGVDAHTANYQNVQTAQPSRDTGGTGSEIPKQNENHRREDVPSGLNRIAVPLVTRSTLEVVIPEHAVPKLVMKSKNKLAQISELSGANVTLVEDRPEMTQKIIQISGTPEQTERAQSLLQGFILSTQEDGP from the exons aTGGAGAGGTCGAGATCTAAGAGGAACTACTACTATGAACACCAGGACTATGACTCGGAGACGGTGGGTAGGACGAGGCCTCGGTACAACAACCACTACCCGGCGGCGAATCCCACGCCGCACCACCGACATCGTGGCGGGTCGGCTCGGGCGCCGAAGCCGCAGGCGGACCCGTCCTTGACCGTGACGACGACGTATCGGATCCTCTGCCACGACGCGAAGGCCGGGGGGGTGATCGGGAAGTCCGGGAGCATCATCAAGTCGATCCGGCAGCACACCGGCGCGTGGATCAACGTGCATGAGCTGGTCCCCGGCGACGACGAGCGCGTGATCGAGATCTCCGACACGCGCCGTCGCGACCCGGATGGCCGAATGCCGACCTTCTCGCCGGCCCAGGAGGCACTGCTCCTCATCCACGATCGGATCCTCGAGAGCAGCGACGAGTTCGGCAGCGGCGGCGGAGACGACGGTTACGGAATGGTGGGCGTGGGTGGTGGTAGGGACAAGGTGACAACGAGGCTGGTGGTGTCGAGAATGCACGTGGGGTGTTTGTTGGGGAAAGCAGGGAAGATTATTGAGCAAATGAGGGTTGAGACGAGGACCCAGATTAGGATTCTGCCTAGAGATCATACTTTGCCCCGTTGCGTTTCCTTGTCGGAGGAGATTGTTCAG GTTGTAGGTGATGCGAATGATATAAAGGCTGCTGTAACCATTATTTCATCACGCTTGAGGGAGAGTCAGCATCGTGACCGCGGTCATTTCCACGGACGAATGCATTCGCCGGAAAGGTTTTTTCCTCCTGATGATGATTATATTCCTCACGTAAACAGTGCAGCACGCAGGTCATCCATGGATGGTGCCGCATTTGGATCAAGATTATCTGGCAACAATATCAGAGGCAACAACTATGCCTCACGTCCATCTGGTTTTACAATTGAACCTGGGGCTGCCCCCATGGTCGACAATGTGCAGCCATTTTATGGTGAAGACCTTGTATTTCGAATGCTTTGCCCAAGTGACAAGGTGGATTGTGTTGTTGGAGAGGCAGATGGAATCTTAGAATTGCTTCAAAATGAAATTGGCGTGGATGTTAAGGTTACTGATCCTGTGCTTGGTTCAAATGAGCAGATTATAATAATTTCTTCAGAGGAG GGTCCTGATGATGAGCTGTTTCCAGCCCAGGAAGCTTTGTTGCATATCCAAACCCGCATTGTTGATCTTGTTCCGGATAAAGACAACATAGTAACAACTAGGTTGCTTGTACCATCTAGTGATATTCGATGTTTAGAGGGAAGAGATGGCTCCTTGTCAGAGATGAGGAGATTAACTGGTGCAAACATTCAAATTTTGCCAAGAGAAGAAATTCCTCCGTGTGTATCAGGGACTGATGAGCTTGTACAG ATTGTAGGGGAGATAAAAGTGGCTCGAGATGGTCTTATGGAGGTGACATCAAGACTGCGGAGTTACTTATATAGGGAGTTCTTTCAAAAGGATATGACGCCACCTTCTGTCTCTGCACCAGGCCCTGTGGGCAGCGGTATAGGACTGGAGGCATCTTCTATCAATAACATAACTCCAGTTCGCGAAGCTCATATTGGAGTTGATGCTCATACTGCAAACTATCAGAATGTGCAAACAGCTCAGCCATCAAGG GACACTGGAGGGACCGGCAGTGAAATACCAAAGCAGAATGAAAATCACCGCCGTGAAGATGTTCCGAGTGGCTTGAATAG AATCGCTGTACCACTTGTCACTAGGAGTACACTCGAAGTTGTCATACCAGAGCATGCAGTTCCCAAGCTCGTAATGAAATCAAAGAACAAGCTTGCGCAGATAAGTGAG TTGTCGGGAGCCAATGTAACCCTGGTAGAAGATAGACCAGAGATGACGCAAAAGATCATTCAAATATCGGGTACTCCAGAGCAGACCGAGCGAGCTCAGAGCTTGCTCCAGGGATTTATTTTGAGCA cGCAAGAAGATGGCCCTTAA
- the LOC133862034 gene encoding uncharacterized protein LOC133862034, protein MAYMQYGRKALGKIITDTSLRSSDRVVNPLLYACQGLRYRKLEVILTTSIKKLGKAGETVKVAPGYFRNHLMPKLLAVPNIEKYVFLVTEQRKIYQPEEEEEEVEVVKESKEDTMKAFEKAARRLDNSKLVLRRLIDAAKFRSRATKDDPIELRSPVTKDDIIAEVERQLCVRIAPENLHLPSPLTTFGEFELPLRFPKSIPLPEGKVQWTLAVKVRGK, encoded by the exons ATGGCTTATATGCAATATGGTAGAAAAGCTCTTGGGAAGATTATTACAGACACTAGCCTCCGCAGCTCCGACCGCGTGGTGAATCCGCTGCTATATGCTTGTCAAGGACTTAGATATCGGAAGTTGGAAGTTATTCTAACTACG AGCATAAAGAAGCTTGGCAAAGCCGGCGAGACAGTTAAGGTTGCTCCTGGGTATTTCCGCAACCACCTTATGCCCAAGTTGCTAGCGGTCCCAAATATTGAGAAATATGTGTTTCTCGTCACAGAACAGCGCaag ATCTACCAAcctgaggaggaagaagaggaggttgAAGTAGTTAAAGAGTCTaaggaagacacaatgaaggcatttgagaaggcagCAAGACGTTTAGACAATTCTAAGCTG GTATTGCGGAGGTTAATCGATGCTGCGAAATTTCGTTCACGTGCCACTAAAGATGATCCTATAGAATTGCGTTCACCAGTTACAAAGGATGATATCATCGCTGAG GTGGAAAGGCAGCTTTGTGTTCGGATTGCACCTGAAAACCTGCATCTACCTTCTCCTTTGACAACTTTTGGTGAATTTGAGTTGCCACTACGCTTCCCGAAGTCTATCCCTTTGCCGGAGGGGAAGGTTCAGTGGACTCTTGCAGTTAAGGTCAGGGGTAAATAA
- the LOC133862057 gene encoding uncharacterized protein LOC133862057 isoform X1 has translation MAASLLSLSPALNSFGMSQVCLHMHSGNLRKATTCFLVCLPNRKCNIKLYMIPMTAVARHTVLRPFALVGSLEADVASQENHAVSGVSAPNNFQRSKMSFEKQLQELFDEVKRLIMMGNKSDAIDLLKANYEAVKEQMDAGSKGIEEAALLDVIALGYMAVGDLKSVGSLLAMLTEVVDSLKDNEPLVDVVLVHMGSLYSALGKFEKSLLAYRRSIDILENRYGKNSIFLITSLLGMAKVLGNISRSTKAVEIYNRTISILELSRGAESEDLVLALFGLGNLLLKEGRAADAETHFIRILTLYKKLYGENDGRVGMAMCSLAHVKCAKGNPDEAIQLYKNALHVIKDSNYMALDDGIMEKMRIDLAELLHVVGRGKEGREILEECLLIAEKCKGKEHPSSVTHLLNLAASYSRSKNFVEAERLLRTSLEIMRKTVGPDDQAISFPMLHLAVTLYHLKQNEEAEQLALEVLRIREKAFGKDSLPVGEALDCLVSIQTGLGKDDGELLELLKRILSIQEREFGSESEEVIETLKKIVYYLDKLGRRNETFPLQKKLSILRKKYKQRIQY, from the exons ATGGCAGCTtcccttctctccctctctccggcTCTGAACAGCTTCGG GATGAGCCAAGTGTGTCTGCACATGCACTCGGGCAACTTACGGAAAGCTACAACATGCTTCTTAGTTTGTCTCCCTAATCGGAAATGCAACATCAAGCTTTACATGATACCCATGACAGCTGTTGCCCGTCACACTGTGTTGAGACCTTTTGCATTAGTTGGCTCATTAGAAGCAGATGTAGCAAGCCAAGAAAATCATGCTGTATCAGGTGTTTCAGCTCCAAACAACTTTCAGAG GTCTAAAATGTCTTTTGAGAAACAGTTGCAAGAGTTATTTGATGAAGTCAAAAGACTGATTATGATGGGGAACAAAAGTGACGCCATAGACCTACTTAAAGCAAATTATGAAGCTGTTAAAGAACAGATGGATGCAGGTAGTAAAGGCATTGAAGAAGCTGCTCTTCTTGACGTCATTGCCCTTGGTTATATGGCTGTTGGAGATTTAAAGTCTGTCGGTTCCCTACTGGCTATG TTGACTGAGGTTGTTGACAGTCTAAAGGACAATGAACCACTTGTGGATGTTGTGCTTGTGCATATGGGAAGTCTGTATTCAGCTTTGGGGAAGTTTGAGAAATCATTGCTTGCATACCGGAGGTCTATTGATATTCTAGAGAACAGATATG ggaaaaatagtatttttcttATCACCTCATTGTTGGGGATGGCAAAAGTACTTGGAAACATTAGCCGATCCACAAAAGCAGTAGAAATCTACAACCGCACAATTTCTATTTTGGAATTGAGCAGAGGTGCTGAAAGTGAGGATTTGGTTTTAGCTTTATTTGGTCTTGGCAATCTTTTACTGAAAGAAGGAAGAGCAGCAGATGCGGAAACTCATTTTATTAG AATTTTAACCTTATATAAGAAGTTATATGGAGAAAATGATGGAAGAGTTGGAATGGCTATGTGTTCCCTGGCCCATGTTAAGTGTGCAAAAG GAAACCCTGATGAAGCCattcaattatataaaaatgcTCTTCATGTCATCAAGGATTCAAATTATATGGCTTTAGATGACGGCATAATGGAGAAGATGAGGATAGATTTGGCAGAGTTACTTCATGTTGTAGGAAG GGGAAAAGAAGGACGAGAAATTTTAGAGGAATGCTTGTTGATTGCAGAAAAGTGTAAAGGGAAAGAACATCCCAGCTCAGTGACACACCTTCTGAATCTTGCAGCCTCCTATTCACGCTCAAAGAATTTTGTGGAGGCTGAACGCTTGCTGAGGACTAGTTTGGAAATCATGAGGAAGACAGTTGGGCCTGATGATCAAGCCATCAGCTTCCCAATGTTGCATCTTGCCGTCACTCTCTACCATCTAAAACAGAATGAAGAAGCTGAGCAGCTTGCCCTGGAGGTTTTGCGCATCCGTGAAAAGGCATTCGGAAAAGATTCTCTTCCTGTTG GGGAGGCTCTGGACTGTTTGGTGTCCATTCAGACTGGATTAGGTAAGGATGATGGCGAGTTGTTGGAGCTGCTCAAGAGAATTCTGAGTATCCAAGAGAGAGAGTTTGGCAGTGAGAGTGAAGAGGTCattgaaaccctaaaaaaaattgtgtactaCTTAGACAAACTGGGTAGGAGGAATGAGACGTTTCCCCTGCAGAAAAAATTGTCCATACTTAGAAAGAAATATAAGCAAAGGATTCAATATTAG
- the LOC133862057 gene encoding uncharacterized protein LOC133862057 isoform X2, translating into MMLWLTGMSQVCLHMHSGNLRKATTCFLVCLPNRKCNIKLYMIPMTAVARHTVLRPFALVGSLEADVASQENHAVSGVSAPNNFQRSKMSFEKQLQELFDEVKRLIMMGNKSDAIDLLKANYEAVKEQMDAGSKGIEEAALLDVIALGYMAVGDLKSVGSLLAMLTEVVDSLKDNEPLVDVVLVHMGSLYSALGKFEKSLLAYRRSIDILENRYGKNSIFLITSLLGMAKVLGNISRSTKAVEIYNRTISILELSRGAESEDLVLALFGLGNLLLKEGRAADAETHFIRILTLYKKLYGENDGRVGMAMCSLAHVKCAKGNPDEAIQLYKNALHVIKDSNYMALDDGIMEKMRIDLAELLHVVGRGKEGREILEECLLIAEKCKGKEHPSSVTHLLNLAASYSRSKNFVEAERLLRTSLEIMRKTVGPDDQAISFPMLHLAVTLYHLKQNEEAEQLALEVLRIREKAFGKDSLPVGEALDCLVSIQTGLGKDDGELLELLKRILSIQEREFGSESEEVIETLKKIVYYLDKLGRRNETFPLQKKLSILRKKYKQRIQY; encoded by the exons ATGATGCTTTGGCTAACAGg GATGAGCCAAGTGTGTCTGCACATGCACTCGGGCAACTTACGGAAAGCTACAACATGCTTCTTAGTTTGTCTCCCTAATCGGAAATGCAACATCAAGCTTTACATGATACCCATGACAGCTGTTGCCCGTCACACTGTGTTGAGACCTTTTGCATTAGTTGGCTCATTAGAAGCAGATGTAGCAAGCCAAGAAAATCATGCTGTATCAGGTGTTTCAGCTCCAAACAACTTTCAGAG GTCTAAAATGTCTTTTGAGAAACAGTTGCAAGAGTTATTTGATGAAGTCAAAAGACTGATTATGATGGGGAACAAAAGTGACGCCATAGACCTACTTAAAGCAAATTATGAAGCTGTTAAAGAACAGATGGATGCAGGTAGTAAAGGCATTGAAGAAGCTGCTCTTCTTGACGTCATTGCCCTTGGTTATATGGCTGTTGGAGATTTAAAGTCTGTCGGTTCCCTACTGGCTATG TTGACTGAGGTTGTTGACAGTCTAAAGGACAATGAACCACTTGTGGATGTTGTGCTTGTGCATATGGGAAGTCTGTATTCAGCTTTGGGGAAGTTTGAGAAATCATTGCTTGCATACCGGAGGTCTATTGATATTCTAGAGAACAGATATG ggaaaaatagtatttttcttATCACCTCATTGTTGGGGATGGCAAAAGTACTTGGAAACATTAGCCGATCCACAAAAGCAGTAGAAATCTACAACCGCACAATTTCTATTTTGGAATTGAGCAGAGGTGCTGAAAGTGAGGATTTGGTTTTAGCTTTATTTGGTCTTGGCAATCTTTTACTGAAAGAAGGAAGAGCAGCAGATGCGGAAACTCATTTTATTAG AATTTTAACCTTATATAAGAAGTTATATGGAGAAAATGATGGAAGAGTTGGAATGGCTATGTGTTCCCTGGCCCATGTTAAGTGTGCAAAAG GAAACCCTGATGAAGCCattcaattatataaaaatgcTCTTCATGTCATCAAGGATTCAAATTATATGGCTTTAGATGACGGCATAATGGAGAAGATGAGGATAGATTTGGCAGAGTTACTTCATGTTGTAGGAAG GGGAAAAGAAGGACGAGAAATTTTAGAGGAATGCTTGTTGATTGCAGAAAAGTGTAAAGGGAAAGAACATCCCAGCTCAGTGACACACCTTCTGAATCTTGCAGCCTCCTATTCACGCTCAAAGAATTTTGTGGAGGCTGAACGCTTGCTGAGGACTAGTTTGGAAATCATGAGGAAGACAGTTGGGCCTGATGATCAAGCCATCAGCTTCCCAATGTTGCATCTTGCCGTCACTCTCTACCATCTAAAACAGAATGAAGAAGCTGAGCAGCTTGCCCTGGAGGTTTTGCGCATCCGTGAAAAGGCATTCGGAAAAGATTCTCTTCCTGTTG GGGAGGCTCTGGACTGTTTGGTGTCCATTCAGACTGGATTAGGTAAGGATGATGGCGAGTTGTTGGAGCTGCTCAAGAGAATTCTGAGTATCCAAGAGAGAGAGTTTGGCAGTGAGAGTGAAGAGGTCattgaaaccctaaaaaaaattgtgtactaCTTAGACAAACTGGGTAGGAGGAATGAGACGTTTCCCCTGCAGAAAAAATTGTCCATACTTAGAAAGAAATATAAGCAAAGGATTCAATATTAG